Proteins encoded by one window of Swingsia samuiensis:
- the trpS gene encoding tryptophan--tRNA ligase — translation MQRVFSGIQPTGIPHLGNYLGAIRNWVKLQSDHDCIFCLVDMHSITMPWSPEELRQQTLGSAACLLAAGIEPTRLYNQSAVSAHARLGWIFNCVARLGWLNRMTQFKDKAGKNRENHSAGLYVYPNLMAADILAFHATRIPVGDDQKQHIELANDIAQKFNHDMGVDFFPEIEAFIPPAAARVMSLRDGSKKMSKSDPSEQSRIVLTDTADEIALKIRRAKTDPEPLPSEIDGLAERPEARNLVTIYAAMSETTPEAILQQFGGEGFGQFKSALTDLLVAKLAPVATETQHLLKNKDHLISVLRTGAEHARSISEPIVQEAEKLVGFIR, via the coding sequence TCTTGGAGCTATCCGTAACTGGGTGAAACTTCAATCTGACCATGATTGTATCTTTTGCCTTGTCGATATGCATTCCATCACTATGCCATGGTCTCCAGAAGAACTCCGGCAACAAACGCTTGGATCTGCTGCTTGCCTTCTCGCTGCGGGGATTGAACCAACACGGCTATATAACCAATCCGCTGTCAGCGCACATGCGCGTCTAGGATGGATTTTCAATTGTGTTGCACGGTTAGGCTGGCTCAACCGCATGACTCAATTTAAAGATAAAGCGGGAAAGAACAGAGAAAATCATTCAGCAGGTCTGTATGTTTATCCTAACCTCATGGCGGCGGATATTCTCGCTTTTCATGCAACGCGTATTCCTGTTGGTGATGATCAAAAGCAACATATTGAACTTGCCAATGATATCGCACAAAAATTCAATCATGATATGGGAGTTGATTTCTTCCCAGAAATCGAAGCATTTATTCCCCCCGCTGCTGCACGCGTTATGAGCTTACGTGACGGAAGCAAAAAGATGTCCAAGTCTGATCCGTCAGAACAAAGCCGCATTGTTTTAACCGACACAGCTGATGAAATTGCTCTTAAAATACGGCGCGCCAAAACCGACCCAGAGCCTTTGCCAAGTGAGATCGATGGTCTGGCTGAAAGGCCAGAGGCACGTAACCTAGTCACAATTTATGCTGCCATGTCAGAAACAACACCTGAAGCCATCTTGCAACAATTTGGCGGTGAAGGCTTTGGTCAATTTAAATCTGCTTTAACGGACTTACTTGTCGCCAAGCTGGCTCCAGTGGCGACCGAAACTCAGCACTTACTCAAAAATAAAGATCATCTTATTTCTGTTCTTCGTACAGGTGCCGAACATGCACGCAGCATTTCTGAACCTATCGTTCAGGAAGCAGAAAAACTCGTTGGTTTTATTCGCTAA
- the lpxB gene encoding lipid-A-disaccharide synthase, whose protein sequence is MKFFSKFKKQSSAPIETSEKNVLPQHGRVIWILAGEASGDVIGARLMLALAAKDPTLVFAGVGGGRMGALGLQSLFPMSDLAVMGLVEVLPRVRMLSQRLLECVQDIELRKPDLIVTIDSPGFALRLLQKIEHLGIKRVHYVAPQVWAWRENRVKEFPGLWDRLLCLLPFEKEWFAERGIEAHFVGHPVLQSGVRQGEGDRFRKRHDIPKDAPIVILMPGSRRSEASRLLPVFRKMLDILKKKYPDICPVIPIAPVIAPAIRQMIRKWDVHPYVVTDIHDKHDAFAAAQCALTKSGTSTLELAMGNVPMVVTYRVNPITAAIVRRMIKVPYVAMVNILSQQEVVPEMLQENCTPQKLAGVVIKLLEDQNEIAKQRTAFSKLPEMLSPGGDKTPADAAAEEILDLLDEKQ, encoded by the coding sequence ATGAAGTTCTTCTCTAAATTCAAAAAACAGTCCAGTGCACCGATCGAAACATCTGAAAAAAATGTTTTGCCACAGCATGGACGTGTGATTTGGATTTTGGCTGGAGAGGCCAGTGGAGATGTTATTGGTGCGCGATTAATGCTCGCTTTGGCTGCTAAAGACCCAACGCTGGTGTTCGCTGGTGTTGGCGGTGGACGAATGGGAGCATTAGGGCTTCAAAGTCTGTTTCCTATGAGTGATCTTGCCGTGATGGGACTGGTTGAAGTTCTGCCACGGGTGAGAATGCTTTCCCAGCGTTTACTGGAATGCGTACAAGATATCGAATTACGTAAGCCAGACCTTATCGTGACGATTGATAGCCCCGGTTTTGCTCTGCGTTTGCTCCAGAAAATAGAACATCTTGGAATTAAGCGCGTTCATTATGTTGCGCCTCAAGTGTGGGCTTGGCGTGAAAACCGGGTAAAAGAGTTCCCTGGGCTATGGGACCGTCTCTTGTGCTTGTTGCCTTTTGAGAAAGAATGGTTCGCTGAGAGGGGAATAGAAGCCCACTTTGTAGGGCATCCTGTTTTACAATCGGGTGTGAGGCAAGGAGAGGGAGATCGCTTCCGTAAGCGGCATGATATTCCTAAAGACGCTCCAATCGTTATTCTCATGCCAGGAAGCCGACGCTCGGAAGCGTCTCGTTTATTACCAGTTTTTCGTAAAATGCTGGATATTCTTAAAAAGAAATATCCTGATATTTGCCCTGTTATTCCGATTGCTCCAGTTATTGCACCTGCTATTCGTCAGATGATACGGAAGTGGGATGTTCACCCTTATGTTGTAACGGATATTCACGATAAGCATGATGCGTTTGCTGCGGCTCAGTGTGCTTTAACCAAATCTGGGACATCAACCTTAGAGCTGGCGATGGGGAATGTTCCCATGGTGGTGACGTATCGTGTTAATCCAATAACGGCAGCTATCGTCCGCCGTATGATTAAAGTGCCATATGTTGCAATGGTGAATATTTTAAGCCAGCAGGAAGTGGTTCCTGAAATGCTTCAGGAAAACTGTACTCCACAGAAGCTGGCTGGGGTGGTTATTAAGCTGCTTGAAGACCAAAACGAAATCGCAAAGCAGCGTACCGCATTCAGTAAACTGCCAGAAATGCTGTCTCCCGGGGGAGATAAAACTCCAGCAGATGCTGCTGCAGAAGAAATTTTAGACCTCTTGGATGAAAAGCAATAA